From a single Sinomonas atrocyanea genomic region:
- a CDS encoding FAD-dependent oxidoreductase, whose protein sequence is MGARHDIAVVGAGPVGLCFAVLLADLGLDVAVLEARPQRSRHTRAIGIHPPGLRVLARAGVAETVAAAGVPLREGAARTRDSGATRTVARIAFRPPVLAVPQWATEQALEDRLAVLAPAALRRGVRAVRAEQQEGGAVVRCEDGESVAARWVIAADGARSPLRAGLGIPVRTRALPDAYLMGDFADATGDGERAVLHLEAAGIVESFPLPGGVRRWVAHVPEPALDPSARDLARIVGERTGVRPDPSTCTMLSAFTVTERLAARLRSGRVLLAGDAAHEVSPIGGQGMNLGWLDAEAFVPLIAADVRARRDAPGPAWDELWAATEAERLRAAWSAARQARVNMALGRALPPGAMAARNTAFRALYRVPWLAERTAARFTMQG, encoded by the coding sequence ATGGGCGCGCGGCACGACATCGCCGTGGTGGGCGCGGGGCCGGTGGGGCTCTGCTTCGCGGTGCTCCTGGCGGACCTCGGTCTCGACGTCGCAGTCCTCGAGGCCCGGCCCCAGCGCAGCCGGCACACCCGGGCGATCGGCATCCACCCGCCCGGCCTGCGGGTCCTCGCGCGGGCCGGCGTGGCGGAGACGGTCGCGGCCGCCGGCGTACCCCTTCGCGAGGGCGCCGCCCGTACCCGCGACTCCGGCGCCACCCGCACCGTGGCGCGGATCGCGTTCCGGCCGCCCGTGCTCGCCGTGCCCCAGTGGGCCACCGAGCAGGCGCTCGAGGACCGGCTTGCCGTGCTCGCGCCGGCGGCCCTGCGCCGCGGCGTGCGGGCGGTGCGGGCCGAGCAGCAGGAGGGCGGCGCCGTCGTCCGCTGCGAGGACGGCGAGTCCGTGGCGGCCCGCTGGGTCATCGCGGCCGACGGCGCCCGCTCGCCCCTGCGCGCGGGCCTCGGCATCCCGGTACGCACCAGAGCGCTGCCCGATGCCTACCTGATGGGCGACTTCGCGGACGCGACGGGCGACGGGGAACGGGCGGTGCTGCACCTCGAGGCCGCGGGGATCGTCGAGTCGTTCCCGCTGCCCGGGGGCGTGCGGCGCTGGGTCGCGCACGTGCCCGAGCCGGCCCTGGACCCGTCGGCCCGCGACCTAGCCCGGATCGTGGGGGAGCGGACCGGGGTGCGGCCGGATCCGTCCACGTGCACCATGCTGAGCGCCTTCACGGTCACCGAGCGGCTCGCGGCCCGGCTGCGCTCCGGGAGGGTCCTCCTCGCCGGTGATGCCGCCCACGAGGTGAGTCCGATCGGCGGGCAGGGGATGAACCTCGGCTGGCTGGACGCCGAGGCCTTCGTGCCGCTCATCGCCGCGGACGTCCGGGCGCGCCGGGACGCCCCGGGCCCGGCGTGGGACGAGCTGTGGGCGGCGACCGAGGCAGAGCGACTCCGCGCCGCGTGGTCCGCGGCCCGGCAGGCGAGGGTCAACATGGCGCTCGGCCGTGCGCTCCCCCCGGGCGCCATGGCCGCCCGCAACACCGCCTTCCGCGCGCTCTACCGCGTCCCGTGGCTCGCCGAGCGGACCGCCGCGCGCTTCACGATGCAGGGCTGA
- a CDS encoding MFS transporter, giving the protein MASIIPSPSTTATARRTLSLKEKIAYGMGDLGNGFMFDLGQAYLLKFYTDVAGLPAAAAATVFVVTKLFDAFMDPLAGVVIDGRRTVSRFGRFRGVMFYSSIALGILTVFSFVTPGLSQGVNLAYAYASYMAWGVLYSFTNIPYGSLASVMTQEPVERAKLASFRQAGSVLALLITGVAFMPIVLAVGSDRVGYGVAAAAMAVAGVLCFFATFRYTRESVPVVRTGEKLTAKSFITTVVTNRPLLALVIMTVFSISAYNVKTSMIVYFTQYYLGDVRLLPYVNVISIGSSIIGILLIPFLTRLIGKKRTALYGFLLAVVADALNFILPTNTVLFTALFSLSFIGVALPNGITWALVCDVIDFGHWRTGVRREGITYSVFNFSRKIAQSVAGGLAGFGLSAIGYIPKVQQTSGVLAGMKGLQTLYPCVALAVAALVLAVMYPLTDRKMEELVFETHAAEGTDPAGPAPQD; this is encoded by the coding sequence ATGGCAAGCATCATCCCGTCGCCCTCCACGACGGCCACGGCCCGCCGGACACTGTCCCTGAAGGAGAAGATCGCCTACGGCATGGGCGATCTCGGCAATGGCTTCATGTTCGACCTCGGACAGGCCTACCTGCTGAAGTTCTACACCGACGTTGCCGGGCTGCCAGCCGCGGCGGCCGCCACCGTCTTCGTCGTCACGAAGCTCTTCGACGCGTTCATGGACCCCCTCGCCGGCGTAGTGATCGACGGGCGCCGCACCGTGTCCCGCTTCGGGCGGTTCCGCGGCGTCATGTTCTACTCGAGCATCGCGCTCGGCATCCTGACCGTCTTCTCCTTCGTCACCCCCGGCCTCTCCCAGGGCGTCAACCTGGCGTACGCCTACGCCTCCTACATGGCGTGGGGCGTGCTGTACTCCTTCACGAACATCCCCTACGGCTCCCTTGCCTCGGTGATGACGCAGGAGCCGGTGGAGCGCGCCAAGCTCGCCTCGTTCCGCCAGGCCGGATCGGTGCTGGCCCTGCTCATCACCGGCGTGGCGTTCATGCCGATCGTGCTCGCGGTCGGCTCCGACCGGGTGGGCTACGGCGTCGCGGCCGCGGCCATGGCCGTGGCGGGGGTCCTCTGCTTCTTCGCCACCTTCCGCTACACCCGGGAAAGCGTGCCCGTGGTGCGCACCGGGGAGAAGCTCACGGCCAAGAGCTTCATCACCACGGTGGTCACGAATCGGCCGCTGCTGGCGCTGGTCATCATGACGGTCTTCTCGATCTCGGCCTACAACGTGAAGACCTCGATGATCGTGTACTTCACCCAGTACTACCTCGGCGACGTGCGCCTCCTGCCCTACGTGAACGTGATCAGCATCGGCTCCTCGATCATCGGCATCCTCCTCATCCCCTTCCTCACGCGCCTCATCGGGAAGAAGCGCACGGCGCTCTACGGATTCCTGCTCGCCGTCGTGGCGGACGCGCTGAACTTCATCCTCCCGACCAACACCGTCCTGTTCACCGCCCTCTTCAGCCTCTCCTTCATCGGCGTCGCCCTCCCCAACGGCATCACCTGGGCCCTGGTCTGCGACGTGATCGACTTCGGGCACTGGCGCACCGGGGTGCGCCGCGAGGGCATTACCTACTCCGTCTTCAACTTCTCCCGCAAGATTGCCCAGTCGGTGGCGGGCGGCCTGGCCGGCTTCGGGCTGAGCGCGATCGGCTACATCCCCAAGGTGCAGCAGACCTCCGGGGTGCTGGCTGGCATGAAGGGCCTCCAGACGCTCTACCCGTGCGTGGCCCTTGCCGTGGCAGCGCTCGTGCTCGCCGTGATGTACCCGCTGACCGACCGGAAGATGGAAGAACTCGTCTTCGAGACCCACGCGGCCGAAGGCACCGACCCTGCGGGCCCGGCGCCCCAGGACTGA
- a CDS encoding sugar kinase encodes MSMTAVCLGETMAMITPGQGTSLADAGRLELGSGGAESNVALGLAAMGVGTHWVSRVGRDGFGARILTELTQGGVGVEGVEADPSRPTGLYVKVPAHGGSPASVLYYRRGSAASAMGPDLLGRPAVAGLLARADLVHLSGITAALSEECLALLEALLGRPRGSQRVSFDVNWRAPLWAGKDRSVLRELANRADIVLVGRDEAEHAFGTGDEAEIRALLPDPAVIVIKNEAVSAIALERDGPRSEVRALAVEVVEPVGAGDSFAAGYLSGVLMGLDQRTSLRRGHIAAACTLTVSGDRGALPPPPVLDRVLAYSDEGWKRTTVTSAGFSTALPHQGPALAARR; translated from the coding sequence ATGTCCATGACAGCCGTGTGCCTGGGCGAGACCATGGCCATGATCACGCCGGGACAGGGCACGTCGCTGGCCGACGCCGGGCGGCTCGAGCTCGGCAGCGGCGGGGCCGAGTCCAATGTCGCCCTCGGGCTGGCCGCGATGGGCGTCGGCACGCACTGGGTCAGCCGGGTGGGCCGCGACGGCTTCGGAGCCCGCATCCTCACCGAGCTCACTCAGGGCGGGGTCGGCGTGGAGGGCGTCGAGGCGGACCCGTCTCGGCCCACCGGCCTCTACGTGAAGGTCCCGGCCCACGGCGGGTCCCCGGCATCCGTCCTCTACTACCGGCGCGGCTCCGCGGCCTCCGCCATGGGCCCGGACCTCCTGGGCCGGCCGGCGGTCGCGGGCCTCCTCGCACGCGCCGACCTCGTCCACCTCAGCGGCATCACCGCGGCCCTCTCCGAGGAATGCCTTGCCCTGCTCGAAGCCCTCCTGGGCCGCCCGCGCGGCAGCCAGAGGGTCAGCTTCGACGTCAACTGGCGCGCCCCCCTGTGGGCCGGGAAGGACCGCAGCGTCCTGCGGGAGCTGGCGAACCGAGCCGACATCGTGCTCGTGGGGCGCGACGAGGCCGAGCACGCCTTCGGTACCGGGGACGAGGCCGAGATCAGGGCCCTCCTCCCCGACCCGGCTGTCATCGTCATCAAGAACGAGGCCGTCAGCGCCATCGCCCTCGAGCGCGACGGCCCGCGCTCCGAGGTCCGCGCCCTGGCCGTGGAGGTCGTGGAACCGGTGGGCGCCGGCGACTCCTTCGCCGCCGGCTACCTCAGCGGCGTCCTCATGGGCCTCGACCAGAGGACCAGCCTCCGCCGCGGGCACATCGCCGCAGCCTGTACCCTCACGGTCAGCGGGGACCGCGGCGCCCTTCCGCCGCCCCCCGTCCTCGACCGCGTCCTGGCGTACTCCGACGAGGGCTGGAAGCGGACCACCGTCACGAGCGCCGGCTTCTCCACGGCCCTGCCGCATCAGGGCCCTGCTCTGGCCGCCCGGAGGTAA
- a CDS encoding LacI family DNA-binding transcriptional regulator, translated as MSGPVTIRDVARAAEVSPATVSRTFLRPEKVDPATRERILDAAARLDYRPNRAAQSLITGLTGNIGIVVPDLANPFFPSVVKGIQGRAEELGYSALLVDTDEDLKRESELVAALSRQVDGLVLCSARMADEDLVALREQRPLVLINRQVPGVAAVTFDNEGGIAQEVVHLKALGHRRIGYVAGPSTSYSSRVRQAAATAELAREGLVEVPIGSFAPSFDGGRSAAEKVLLADVTAVMVYNDVMALGLVNQLTRYGISVPNDISVVGYDDIEFASMSNPPLTTVRIPREHAGALAMSYLHALMGSSGPAPEPPARLPTKLVFRGTSVRAPSAPPAGD; from the coding sequence ATGTCGGGTCCTGTCACGATCCGGGACGTTGCGCGGGCCGCCGAAGTCTCTCCCGCCACGGTGTCCCGGACGTTCCTGCGCCCCGAGAAGGTGGACCCGGCCACGCGCGAGCGGATCCTCGATGCCGCCGCCCGGCTGGACTACCGCCCCAACCGGGCGGCGCAGTCGCTCATCACCGGCCTCACCGGCAACATCGGGATCGTCGTCCCGGACCTTGCCAACCCGTTCTTCCCCAGCGTGGTCAAGGGCATCCAGGGCCGCGCCGAGGAGCTCGGCTACTCCGCCCTCCTGGTCGACACCGACGAGGACCTCAAGCGCGAGTCCGAGCTCGTCGCCGCGCTGTCCCGCCAGGTCGACGGGCTCGTGCTGTGCTCGGCGCGCATGGCGGACGAGGACCTGGTGGCCCTCCGCGAGCAGCGTCCGCTCGTGCTCATCAACCGCCAGGTGCCGGGGGTCGCGGCCGTCACCTTCGACAACGAGGGTGGCATTGCGCAGGAGGTCGTGCACCTGAAGGCCCTGGGCCACCGGCGCATCGGATACGTGGCGGGGCCCAGCACGAGCTACTCGAGCCGCGTGCGCCAGGCCGCCGCCACGGCCGAGCTGGCCCGGGAGGGGCTGGTGGAGGTGCCGATCGGCAGCTTCGCACCCTCCTTCGACGGCGGCCGCAGCGCCGCCGAGAAGGTCCTCCTCGCCGACGTCACCGCCGTCATGGTCTACAACGACGTCATGGCGCTCGGCCTGGTCAACCAGCTGACCCGGTACGGGATCTCGGTCCCGAACGACATCAGCGTCGTGGGGTACGACGACATCGAGTTCGCCTCCATGTCGAATCCGCCGCTGACCACGGTCCGCATCCCGCGCGAGCATGCCGGAGCCCTGGCGATGAGCTACCTGCACGCGCTCATGGGCTCGAGCGGGCCGGCCCCGGAGCCGCCCGCGCGGCTGCCGACGAAGCTCGTCTTCCGCGGCACTTCGGTGCGTGCGCCCTCGGCTCCTCCGGCCGGCGACTGA
- a CDS encoding bifunctional 4-hydroxy-2-oxoglutarate aldolase/2-dehydro-3-deoxy-phosphogluconate aldolase yields the protein MSPLTDHELTELLAADRTLAVVRAASIPDAAALAAALRAGGVRSLELTFTTPDVLTYVRRAVEGGDGTVVGVGTVMTGDQARAALDAGAQFLVTPGIRAEVARVAVEAGVPVCLGAMTPSEVAQALDLGSSVVKVFPARQVGPAFLKDLQGPFPGIRLLPSGGIDASNARSYLDAGALAVCCGTSVVPPAAVEGGEWEDIAARAAAFTAALPAAQVVGS from the coding sequence ATGTCGCCCCTGACCGACCATGAGCTCACCGAGCTGCTGGCAGCGGACCGTACCCTCGCCGTCGTCCGCGCGGCATCGATCCCGGACGCCGCCGCGCTCGCCGCAGCCCTCCGCGCGGGCGGGGTGCGCTCGCTCGAGCTGACCTTCACGACGCCGGATGTCCTCACCTACGTGCGCCGCGCCGTCGAAGGCGGCGACGGCACCGTGGTGGGCGTCGGCACCGTGATGACCGGGGACCAGGCACGGGCGGCCCTCGACGCCGGCGCCCAGTTCCTCGTCACCCCGGGGATCCGGGCCGAGGTGGCGCGGGTCGCCGTGGAGGCCGGCGTCCCGGTCTGCCTCGGCGCTATGACGCCCTCCGAGGTCGCGCAGGCCCTCGACCTCGGATCCTCGGTGGTGAAGGTCTTCCCGGCGCGGCAGGTCGGGCCGGCGTTCCTGAAGGACCTGCAGGGGCCGTTCCCGGGCATCAGGCTCCTGCCGTCAGGGGGCATCGATGCCTCCAATGCCCGCAGCTATCTCGACGCCGGCGCCCTCGCGGTGTGCTGCGGGACCTCCGTCGTGCCGCCGGCGGCCGTCGAGGGCGGGGAGTGGGAGGACATCGCGGCCCGTGCCGCGGCCTTCACCGCAGCCCTGCCGGCCGCCCAGGTCGTCGGATCCTGA
- a CDS encoding type III polyketide synthase: MTVLVRSLETAVPSTVLKQPEARDVFAAQEGLTRLGRRLVTTCFDAAAIDTRYSALAEFSWDRPDHDPDFFDPSTGRLLTPSTKTRNDVFVREATPLFTDTARRALDNADGIAPADVTHVVTVSCTGFFNPGPDYRIVRDLGLSPSVQRFHLGFMGCYAAFPALRMAKAFCDADPNAVVLVALVELCTLHVRSSNDPDTILGASLFADGAAAAVVTARDLPLTRPAVSLDAFETTLTPVGEENMAWNIGDQGFEMVLGTYVPHIIDEHITGALEPLLARDPSLVGRPHAEIEHWAIHPGGRSIVDKVVARLGLSERQGAPAYETLREFGNMSSATIMFVLERILALPEAEADDAGSPPRASGSPEAGPDSPGAERICAMAFGPGLTVETALMTRRLP; this comes from the coding sequence ATGACCGTCCTGGTGAGGTCCCTCGAGACCGCTGTCCCGTCCACCGTGCTCAAGCAGCCCGAGGCCCGCGACGTGTTCGCCGCGCAGGAGGGCCTCACCCGCCTCGGCCGGCGTCTCGTCACGACGTGCTTCGACGCCGCCGCAATCGACACCCGCTACTCGGCCCTCGCCGAGTTCTCGTGGGACCGGCCGGACCACGATCCGGACTTCTTCGACCCGTCCACGGGCCGGCTCCTTACTCCGAGCACCAAGACGCGCAACGACGTGTTCGTCCGCGAGGCCACGCCCCTGTTCACCGACACGGCCCGCCGCGCGCTCGACAACGCGGACGGGATCGCTCCGGCGGACGTCACGCACGTGGTGACCGTCTCGTGCACCGGCTTCTTCAACCCGGGCCCGGACTACCGGATCGTGCGGGACCTCGGCCTGAGCCCGTCGGTGCAGCGCTTCCACCTCGGCTTCATGGGCTGCTATGCCGCGTTCCCCGCCCTGCGCATGGCCAAGGCGTTCTGCGACGCGGACCCGAACGCCGTGGTCCTCGTGGCGCTCGTCGAGCTGTGCACCCTCCACGTCCGCAGCTCCAACGACCCGGACACGATCCTCGGCGCCTCCCTGTTCGCCGACGGCGCGGCCGCCGCGGTGGTCACGGCCCGCGACCTGCCCCTGACCCGACCGGCCGTGAGCCTCGACGCCTTCGAGACCACGCTCACCCCGGTCGGCGAGGAGAACATGGCCTGGAACATCGGCGACCAGGGCTTCGAGATGGTCCTCGGCACCTACGTCCCCCACATCATCGACGAGCACATCACCGGCGCCCTCGAACCCCTCCTCGCCCGCGACCCCTCCCTCGTGGGCCGCCCGCACGCCGAGATCGAGCACTGGGCCATCCACCCCGGCGGCCGGAGCATCGTGGACAAGGTCGTGGCCCGCCTCGGCCTCTCCGAGCGCCAGGGCGCCCCCGCTTACGAGACCCTGCGCGAGTTCGGCAACATGTCCAGCGCCACCATCATGTTCGTCCTCGAGCGGATCCTCGCCCTTCCGGAGGCGGAGGCGGACGACGCCGGATCTCCGCCGCGCGCGTCCGGCTCACCGGAGGCGGGGCCCGACTCGCCCGGGGCAGAGCGGATCTGCGCGATGGCCTTCGGCCCGGGGCTGACCGTCGAGACGGCCCTCATGACCCGCAGGCTCCCGTGA
- the gluQRS gene encoding tRNA glutamyl-Q(34) synthetase GluQRS, translated as MTPGAGRFAPSPSGELHLGNLRTALLAWLFARSAGRRFLLRVEDLDRARAGAEEVQLRDLAAVGLDWDGEVVRQTERGALYEEAIARLTAAGLTYECYCTRREIQEAPSAPHAPQGAYPGTCRDLTEAQRARRRAERPAAIRLRASVTDWAVTDVLHGRYSGLVDDFVLRRNDGVVAYNLAVVVDDAAQGVGQVVRGDDLLPSAPRQAYLAGLLGVPVPEYAHVPLVLNPAGRRLAKRDGAVTLRALAAAGVGPEEVTGLLLGSLGLPATLPEALTAFDPAALPRDPWILDPQDLTPRR; from the coding sequence ATGACTCCCGGTGCCGGACGCTTCGCTCCCAGCCCCTCCGGCGAACTGCACCTCGGGAACCTCCGCACGGCGCTGCTCGCGTGGCTCTTCGCGCGGTCCGCGGGGCGGCGGTTCCTCCTGCGGGTCGAGGATCTGGACCGGGCCCGCGCGGGAGCGGAGGAGGTCCAGCTGAGGGACCTCGCCGCCGTCGGCCTCGACTGGGACGGCGAGGTGGTCCGCCAGACCGAGCGGGGCGCGCTCTATGAGGAGGCGATCGCGCGCCTCACCGCCGCCGGCCTCACCTACGAGTGCTACTGCACCCGGCGCGAGATCCAGGAGGCGCCCAGTGCCCCGCACGCGCCGCAGGGCGCGTACCCCGGCACGTGCCGCGACCTCACCGAGGCGCAGCGCGCACGACGCCGCGCGGAGCGTCCCGCCGCGATCCGCCTCCGCGCCTCGGTCACCGACTGGGCCGTGACGGACGTGCTGCACGGGCGGTACTCGGGCCTCGTGGACGACTTCGTCCTGCGGCGCAACGACGGGGTCGTGGCCTACAACCTCGCCGTGGTCGTGGACGACGCCGCCCAGGGCGTCGGCCAGGTGGTCCGCGGCGACGACCTGCTCCCCTCCGCCCCGCGGCAGGCCTACCTCGCCGGGCTCCTCGGGGTGCCCGTCCCCGAGTACGCCCATGTGCCGCTCGTGCTCAACCCCGCCGGTCGCCGGCTGGCCAAGCGCGACGGCGCGGTGACCCTCCGCGCGCTGGCGGCGGCCGGCGTCGGACCCGAGGAGGTGACGGGGCTGCTCCTGGGATCCCTCGGGCTGCCCGCCACGCTCCCGGAGGCGCTCACCGCGTTCGATCCTGCCGCGCTCCCCCGCGACCCGTGGATCCTGGACCCGCAGGACTTGACCCCCAGGAGGTGA
- the uxaC gene encoding glucuronate isomerase, with amino-acid sequence MPTPLELELEVDAATSSPRRLSLHPDRALPADGRQRAVAREIYGQTAELPLICMHGHVEAEVFAANQPFADPAQLLVVPDHYVTRMLVSQGIDPASLGVPRVDGGPVETDSRAIWRTFCRNWRLFRGTPSRYWMEHELAEVFGVDLVPSAETADAIYDQIEARIAEPGFRPLQLLDRFSIELISTTDSATSGLEHHAQLAGEGYGERIIPTFRPDAAVHLDRRGWRAEVAALAEVSGEDTSSYEGFLGALRERRRAFVEAGGLATDHGHLTADTTPMDRGAAARLYARALAGGQVSEQEAQAFAAHMLFVNAEMSCQDGLVMQIHPGVLRDHHRGTFERHGQDKGFDIPVAAEFTRSLRPVLERFGHDPRFRAILFTVDETVYSRELAPLAGAYPSLRLGAPWWFLDSPEGMRRFRETATETAGFYNTSGFVDDTRAFASIPARHDLFRRIDAGYLARLVLEHRLSLEEAVETAVDLAYTLPKTAYSRRSA; translated from the coding sequence ATGCCCACACCCCTGGAACTGGAGCTGGAGGTCGACGCGGCCACGTCCAGCCCGCGCCGGCTGAGCCTGCACCCCGATCGCGCGCTGCCCGCGGACGGGCGCCAGCGCGCCGTCGCCCGCGAGATCTACGGCCAGACGGCGGAGCTGCCGCTGATCTGCATGCACGGCCACGTCGAGGCCGAGGTCTTCGCCGCCAACCAGCCGTTCGCGGATCCGGCGCAGCTGCTGGTGGTGCCGGACCACTACGTGACCCGCATGCTGGTCTCGCAAGGGATCGACCCCGCCTCGCTGGGGGTCCCCCGTGTCGACGGCGGCCCGGTCGAGACGGATTCGCGGGCGATCTGGCGGACCTTCTGCCGCAACTGGAGGCTGTTCCGCGGCACGCCGTCGCGCTACTGGATGGAGCACGAGCTCGCGGAGGTCTTCGGCGTCGACCTCGTGCCCAGCGCCGAGACGGCCGACGCCATCTACGACCAGATCGAGGCGCGCATCGCCGAACCGGGCTTCCGCCCGCTGCAGCTCCTCGACCGGTTCTCGATCGAGCTGATCTCGACGACGGACTCCGCCACCAGCGGACTGGAGCACCATGCGCAGCTGGCAGGCGAGGGGTACGGGGAGCGGATCATCCCCACGTTCCGCCCGGACGCGGCCGTGCACCTGGACCGGCGTGGATGGCGGGCGGAGGTGGCCGCCCTCGCCGAGGTGTCCGGCGAGGACACCTCCAGCTACGAGGGCTTCCTCGGCGCCCTGCGCGAGCGCCGGCGCGCGTTCGTCGAGGCCGGCGGCCTCGCCACGGACCACGGCCACCTCACGGCGGACACCACCCCGATGGACCGGGGCGCCGCCGCGCGGCTGTACGCCCGCGCCCTCGCAGGCGGCCAGGTCAGCGAGCAGGAGGCCCAGGCCTTCGCCGCCCACATGCTCTTCGTGAACGCCGAGATGTCCTGCCAGGACGGGCTGGTCATGCAGATCCACCCTGGGGTCCTGCGCGACCACCACCGGGGGACCTTCGAACGGCACGGGCAGGACAAGGGCTTCGACATCCCGGTCGCCGCCGAATTCACCCGGTCCCTCCGCCCCGTCCTGGAGCGGTTCGGCCACGACCCCCGGTTCCGGGCCATCCTCTTCACCGTCGACGAGACGGTGTACAGCCGGGAGCTCGCGCCGCTCGCCGGCGCCTACCCCTCGCTGCGGCTGGGCGCGCCGTGGTGGTTCCTCGACTCCCCGGAGGGCATGCGCCGGTTCCGCGAGACCGCGACCGAGACCGCAGGCTTCTACAACACCTCCGGCTTCGTGGACGACACCCGGGCGTTCGCCTCGATCCCCGCGCGCCACGACCTCTTCCGCCGGATCGACGCCGGCTACCTCGCGCGGCTGGTCCTCGAACACCGGCTCAGCCTCGAGGAAGCGGTGGAGACCGCCGTCGACCTCGCCTACACCCTGCCGAAGACCGCCTACTCCAGGCGTTCCGCCTGA